One segment of Eretmochelys imbricata isolate rEreImb1 chromosome 5, rEreImb1.hap1, whole genome shotgun sequence DNA contains the following:
- the ACTL7A gene encoding actin-like protein 7A produces MTKGKEMSVKGSANSVAEATIQEGPAKRAVLVRASKKPKENSASSTQGSPKIVKETRAVIIDIGTGYCKCGFAGEPRPSHVISSTVGKHFQETAKTGDNRKETFVGKELQDVKIPLKLVNPLRHGIVVDWDCVQDIWEYIFHKEMKIQPEEHAVLVSDPPLSPTTNREKYAEMLFETFCTPAMHIAYQSRLSMYSYGKTSALVVESGHGVSYVVPIYEGYTMPSITGRVDYAGSDLTHYLMKLLNEAGKTFTGEQLSVVEDIKEKCCYTSLDLQHDMGLPLQKQQVDYELPDGHLIAIGKERFLCAEMLFKPSLIGSQQPALSLLTMTCLNKCDADLKKTLMGNILLCGGCTMLRGFPDRFQRDLTKMCPNDDPIAAASPDRKSSVWTGGSILASLKAFQQLWVYRREYEEQGPFFIYRKCF; encoded by the coding sequence AtgacaaaaggaaaggaaatgtcagTCAAAGGAAGCGCCAACTCTGTGGCGGAAGCAACAATCCAGGAAGGTCCTGCAAAACGGGCGGTACTAGTTAGGGCCAGTAAAAAGCCTAAAGAGAATAGCGCTTCATCAACTCAGGGAAGCCCCAAGATTGTGAAGGAGACTAGAGCGGTGATCATAGACATTGGCACAGGTTACTGTAAGTGTGGATTTGCTGGAGAGCCTCGTCCCTCCCATGTTATTTCATCCACAGTGGGCAAGCATTTCCAGGAGACTGCTAAAACTGGGGACAATCGCAAAGAAACCTTTgttggaaaagaacttcaggatgTGAAAATACCTCTAAAACTGGTCAACCCCTTGCGACATGGCATAGTGGTCGACTGGGATTGTGTCCAAGACATTTGGGAATACATTTTCCACAAAGAGATGAAGATTCAGCCAGAGGAGCATGCTGTCCTGGTATCCGACCCTCCACTGAGTCCTACCACCAACAGGGAGAAATATGCCGAGATGCTGTTTGAAACGTTCTGCACTCCTGCCATGCATATCGCCTACCAGTCCAGATTATCTATGTATTCATACGGAAAGACCTCCGCTCTCGTGGTAGAAAGTGGCCATGGCGTTTCATATGTGGTCCCTATCTATGAAGGTTATACTATGCCAAGCATTACTGGAAGAGTAGACTATGCTGGATCAGACCTCACCCATTACCTCATGAAGTTATTAAATGAGGCTGGGAAAACATTTACTGGGGAACAACTAAGTGTGGTAGAAGATATCAAGGAAAAGTGTTGCTATACGTCTCTGGACCTTCAGCATGACATGGGTTTGCCTCTCCAGAAACAGCAGGTTGATTATGAACTTCCAGATGGGCACCTAATTGCCATTGGCAAAGAGAGATTCCTGTGTGCTGAAATGCTCTTCAAACCATCCTTGATAGGATCACAGCAGCCAGCGCTTTCACTGCTGACAATGACCTGCCTCAATAAATGTGATGCTGATCTCAAGAAGACACTGATGGGCAACATCTTGCTGTGCGGAGGTTGTACCATGCTGAGGGGTTTCCCTGATCGCTTCCAGAGAGACCTGACCAAGATGTGCCCCAATGACGACCCCATCGCAGCAGCATCCCCTGACAGAAAGTCTTCTGTCTGGACGGGAGGGTCAATTTTGGCATCACTCAAGGCCTTTCAGCAGCTCTGGGTTTACAGAAGAGAATATGAAGAACAGGGTCCTTTCTTCATCTACAGGAAATGCTTCTGA